The Clupea harengus unplaced genomic scaffold, Ch_v2.0.2, whole genome shotgun sequence genome includes a region encoding these proteins:
- the si:ch73-335l21.2 gene encoding RING finger domain-containing protein, which translates to MSVVPGTIQTLGLPGETQPQEQAPGQGETQPQEQAPGQGDTAEVECPICYQEYNQCGKCPRMLECLHVFCTECLQQIQLSSPCPLDPDTGPFIPCPLCRHPTPLQAGDALSLPPNSCIMARLPPMSFRMPVSVAARLATTVTQRVVVSLEQRDARFIILPTVSLRVEHMTEEDRRSAGERGLLGLGGMEGRRERSRTLVCVQVLAVVFWIIFVLTCVIAVVFGPNFFHKKQPGGK; encoded by the coding sequence ATGTCGGTGGTGCCGGGAACCATTCAGACACTGGGGCTGCCCGGTGAGACTCAGCCCCAAGAGCAGGCACCTGGGCAAGGTGAGACTCAGCCCCAAGAGCAGGCACCTGGGCAAGGTGACACAGCTGAGGTGGAGTGCCCCATATGCTACCAGGAGTACAACCAGTGTGGCAAGTGCCCCCGAATGCTGGAGTGCTTGCACGTCTTCTGCACCGAGTGCCTCCAGCAGATCCAGCTTtcctccccctgccccctgGACCCGGACACCGGCCCCTTCATCCCCTGCCCGCTCTGCCGCCACCCGACCCCCCTTCAAGCCGGCGATGCCCTCTCCTTGCCCCCCAACTCCTGTATCATGGCCCGCTTGCCGCCCATGTCCTTCCGCATGCCCGTGTCGGTGGCTGCGCGCCTGGCTACCACCGTCACGCAGCGGGTGGTGGTGTCGCTGGAGCAGCGCGACGCCCGCTTCATCATCCTGCCCACAGTGAGCCTTAGGGTGGAGCATATGACCGAGGAGGATAGGAGGAGTGCTGGGGAGCGGGGGCTGCTGGGCCTAGGCGGCATGGAGGGGCGCAGGGAGCGGAGCCGGACCCTGGTCTGCGTCCAGGTGCTGGCTGTGGTCTTCTGGATCATCTTTGTGCTGACCTGTGTGATCGCTGTGGTGTTCGGACCCAACTTTTTCCACAAGAAACAGCCAGGAGGAAAGTAA